From one Candidatus Chromulinivorax destructor genomic stretch:
- the metG gene encoding methionine--tRNA ligase — MQNSNQKHNKFYVTTPIYYVTARPHLGSLYSTLLADVAARYHKVAGQEVFFLTGTDEHGQKVAQAAEKAGMKPKEFTDSFIDDYTSVWNTYNIAYDYFIRTTDQQHIAGVQTWLQRLIAQGDIYKGSYKGWYCTPCESFVTEKDSQETEVGKALTCPDCSRLTGEVFEECYFFKLSAYQDRLLAFYEENPNFITPKERMAEIVNFVKGGLKDLSISRTTVSWGIPFPDDNLHVTYVWADALNNYITAIGYGDDSRAQELAKWWPADLQIMGKDIVRFHAIYWPAFLMASGLAMPKKLLVHGWIKVGDQKMSKSLGNAIDPMQLAQDYGVDEMRYYLTRKMAITQDSEFKFEDISQSINAELANAFGNLLNRMATLVVKNEATHLNPPAQWSHSSLELQKQCQIICDDVWSLVDQGMLYRAVARIWDYINLVNAYFHEHEPWKVIKHDREKFLEIMSATVHSLQIIGILLWPVMPAKMELMLNSLGCPFDTSINYKESMKTMSWKNSFIIQQIATLFAKSEIKKEDIEEVTQAAQPQVKPAQQAVIKTPEVTQASVTPAAKPVENGTENIGIEDFIKLDLRIGTIIDCEIVTGSDKLLKSQVDFGPLGMRQVLSGIRKHYSPEEMKGKQGLFVVNLKPRKMMGFDSHGMMLFALDELSGLKIVGLVEQVAPGTKVG; from the coding sequence ATGCAAAATAGCAATCAAAAGCATAATAAATTTTATGTAACCACACCTATTTATTATGTGACTGCTCGACCACATTTAGGATCTTTATACTCAACCTTACTTGCTGATGTTGCAGCTCGTTACCATAAAGTAGCTGGTCAAGAAGTATTTTTTTTAACTGGTACTGATGAACATGGGCAAAAAGTAGCTCAAGCAGCAGAAAAAGCTGGTATGAAACCAAAAGAGTTTACTGATAGTTTTATTGATGATTACACATCAGTATGGAATACATACAATATTGCATATGATTATTTTATACGAACTACTGATCAGCAACATATCGCAGGCGTTCAAACATGGTTGCAACGATTAATTGCGCAAGGCGATATCTACAAAGGATCATATAAGGGTTGGTATTGTACTCCATGTGAATCGTTTGTTACCGAAAAAGATAGCCAAGAAACTGAAGTAGGTAAAGCTCTTACCTGCCCAGATTGTTCACGGTTAACTGGTGAAGTATTTGAAGAATGTTATTTCTTTAAACTCTCTGCATACCAAGATCGCTTACTTGCATTCTATGAAGAAAACCCAAATTTTATTACCCCAAAAGAACGCATGGCTGAAATTGTCAATTTCGTTAAAGGTGGCTTAAAAGATCTCAGCATTTCTCGTACAACAGTTTCTTGGGGCATTCCGTTTCCTGATGATAATCTACACGTTACCTACGTATGGGCTGATGCGTTAAATAATTATATCACCGCAATTGGTTATGGTGATGATTCGCGCGCACAAGAATTAGCCAAATGGTGGCCTGCAGATTTACAAATTATGGGTAAAGACATTGTTCGATTCCATGCTATTTACTGGCCTGCTTTTTTAATGGCATCTGGTTTAGCAATGCCTAAAAAATTATTGGTTCATGGTTGGATTAAAGTCGGTGATCAAAAGATGTCAAAATCACTTGGAAATGCTATTGATCCAATGCAACTTGCGCAAGATTATGGTGTTGATGAAATGCGATATTACCTGACACGAAAAATGGCAATAACCCAAGACTCAGAATTTAAATTCGAAGATATATCACAATCGATTAACGCAGAGCTTGCAAATGCTTTTGGTAACTTACTCAACCGAATGGCAACACTTGTTGTTAAAAATGAAGCAACACATCTTAACCCACCTGCACAATGGTCTCATTCATCATTAGAGCTACAAAAACAGTGTCAAATTATCTGTGATGATGTATGGTCACTTGTCGATCAAGGAATGTTATATCGTGCAGTTGCTCGCATTTGGGATTATATTAACTTGGTAAATGCTTATTTTCATGAGCATGAGCCTTGGAAAGTTATCAAACATGATCGAGAAAAATTCTTAGAAATTATGTCTGCAACTGTACATAGTTTACAAATTATTGGCATTTTATTATGGCCTGTGATGCCAGCAAAAATGGAACTTATGCTTAATAGCTTAGGCTGTCCATTTGATACATCTATAAATTATAAAGAAAGCATGAAAACTATGTCGTGGAAAAATTCATTTATTATTCAACAAATTGCAACGTTGTTTGCAAAGTCAGAAATTAAAAAAGAAGATATTGAAGAAGTTACTCAAGCAGCTCAACCACAAGTAAAGCCTGCTCAACAAGCTGTTATAAAAACTCCAGAAGTAACACAAGCAAGTGTAACTCCTGCAGCTAAACCAGTAGAAAATGGTACAGAAAATATCGGTATTGAAGATTTTATAAAATTAGATTTACGCATTGGTACTATTATTGATTGCGAAATTGTAACTGGTTCAGATAAATTATTAAAGTCTCAAGTTGACTTTGGACCTCTTGGTATGCGCCAAGTTCTTTCTGGAATCCGTAAACATTACAGCCCAGAGGAGATGAAAGGCAAACAAGGTTTGTTTGTTGTAAACTTAAAACCTCGTAAAATGATGGGTTTTGATTCGCATGGCATGATGCTGTTTGCTCTTGATGAATTATCAGGGCTTAAAATTGTTGGCCTAGTTGAACAAGTTGCGCCTGGAACAAAAGTTGGCTAA
- a CDS encoding ABC transporter substrate-binding protein, which yields MMKKFHNNSEKQSYILSFVKINIRLLFILFWLSCITGFILLSYVSHYFVPQRSLSIYMWSDKIDESILQKFEKDTGIKIYVNYYESNEELITKFEIAKDLNCDIILPSEYIIQPLIQQGFLKKIDHSRCDFIDRLYPEFMNMSFDPANEYSLPIYWDVLGLGYTHSYFQDGLPSNSWNLIFNKKQVPCKQISMVDDSREAIFLSLKYLGWNSTQLNTQQLQTIEELFLAQKSWVGAYTDFQQGYFLTSKTYPLVVGQRERIVREMLTDNDLAFTIPDEGTLLLISNIVICASSQKDDLVYQFINYIYNHEMMMLSCKEFCLLPTVKDVLEELPQEYIGVQDCLPGQKNFKKLQIFPNVLTQKQINDIWIAFKSF from the coding sequence ATGATGAAAAAATTTCATAACAATTCTGAAAAACAAAGTTATATTTTATCTTTTGTGAAAATTAACATTCGGCTTTTATTTATTTTGTTTTGGTTATCTTGCATTACAGGATTTATACTACTTTCCTACGTATCACACTACTTTGTACCACAACGTTCATTATCAATTTACATGTGGTCAGATAAAATCGATGAATCAATACTTCAAAAATTTGAAAAAGACACGGGTATTAAAATATATGTTAATTATTACGAAAGTAATGAAGAACTTATCACTAAATTTGAAATCGCAAAAGACCTCAATTGTGATATCATTTTGCCATCAGAATACATCATTCAACCTTTAATTCAACAAGGGTTTCTTAAAAAAATAGATCATTCTCGATGTGATTTTATCGATAGATTATATCCTGAGTTTATGAATATGTCGTTTGATCCTGCAAATGAATACTCTTTACCAATCTACTGGGATGTTCTTGGTCTTGGCTACACTCATAGTTATTTTCAAGATGGTTTACCATCTAATTCATGGAATCTTATATTTAATAAAAAGCAAGTCCCTTGCAAGCAAATTAGCATGGTTGATGATTCACGAGAAGCAATTTTCCTATCATTAAAATATTTAGGATGGAACAGCACTCAACTCAATACACAACAATTACAAACAATTGAAGAATTATTTCTTGCACAAAAATCTTGGGTTGGAGCATACACAGATTTTCAACAAGGATATTTCTTAACATCTAAAACCTATCCACTTGTTGTAGGGCAAAGAGAACGTATTGTTCGTGAAATGCTTACTGATAATGATCTTGCTTTTACGATTCCCGATGAAGGGACACTTTTATTGATTAGTAATATTGTTATTTGTGCTTCATCGCAAAAAGATGATTTAGTTTATCAGTTCATTAACTATATCTATAACCATGAAATGATGATGTTGAGTTGCAAAGAATTTTGTCTTTTGCCTACGGTCAAAGATGTTTTAGAAGAGCTACCACAAGAATATATTGGCGTGCAAGACTGCTTGCCTGGGCAGAAAAACTTTAAAAAATTACAAATTTTTCCCAATGTATTAACTCAAAAACAAATTAATGACATCTGGATCGCATTTAAATCTTTTTAG
- a CDS encoding ABC transporter permease: MELRLKKIFLPLYVGIFCIFLYLPIIILTMYSFNKGGFPAQWTGASFCWYYELFHSVEIWRAFQNSVTVAISSACLSVLLGLMLVYGAKKMRTKVSYFFYSNILVPDIAIAVGMLSLFSYFMIPLGVITLIIGHTLLGLGFTIPILKARLDELDHRLVEASLDLGASSWYTFRHVVMPFLYPAILVSTLLVMIVSFDDFVISFFCAGSSAQTLSLYVFTMIRSGISPTVNALSTIMLLISSFFVLAISLLQARLAAHDEKIS; the protein is encoded by the coding sequence ATGGAATTAAGACTAAAAAAAATTTTTCTACCTTTGTATGTAGGAATTTTTTGCATTTTTTTGTATCTCCCAATTATTATTCTCACCATGTATTCATTTAACAAGGGTGGTTTTCCTGCTCAGTGGACAGGCGCATCATTTTGTTGGTACTACGAACTATTCCATTCGGTTGAAATATGGAGAGCTTTTCAAAATTCAGTTACGGTTGCAATTAGTTCAGCTTGCTTAAGCGTATTGCTTGGTCTTATGCTGGTATATGGAGCTAAAAAAATGAGAACCAAAGTCTCTTATTTCTTTTATAGCAATATATTAGTTCCTGATATCGCTATCGCTGTAGGAATGCTCAGTCTATTTTCTTATTTTATGATACCACTTGGTGTTATCACGTTAATTATAGGTCACACACTGCTTGGCCTTGGGTTTACTATTCCAATTTTAAAAGCACGATTAGATGAACTTGATCACCGCTTAGTAGAAGCTTCATTAGATTTAGGGGCTTCATCATGGTACACCTTCCGTCATGTTGTTATGCCTTTTTTATATCCTGCAATTTTAGTTTCAACATTGCTCGTTATGATTGTTTCTTTTGATGATTTTGTTATATCATTTTTCTGTGCAGGTTCATCAGCTCAAACATTATCATTGTATGTTTTTACCATGATACGATCTGGCATATCACCAACAGTTAATGCACTTTCAACAATTATGTTATTAATCAGTAGTTTTTTTGTATTAGCTATATCATTATTACAAGCTCGATTGGCGGCACATGATGAAAAAATTTCATAA
- a CDS encoding ABC transporter permease, producing the protein MFEEIKKLIKAETYFFLVTPAFIWQFAFLVLPLIFVLILSLSQGQGSQLVQSFTLNNFYEIIDLSHIRIILRSIMLASTTAIASLLIAYPIAYFLALYVKRFKFFFLFLLSIPFLINLLVQVYAWFFILEKNGVINHTLMFLGVIQKPLNFLNSYFAIYLVMFHVYLPFMIMPLYSSLEKIDTKLIEASYDLGASFRTTFWRIILPLSMPGVQAGFFLVYVVSFGEYVIPSLLGGMKLFFVGTLISEYFFIGKDWHLGAAFICLSCGMLFLSALAYYWLFNKITLQSKIMR; encoded by the coding sequence ATGTTTGAAGAGATTAAAAAATTAATAAAAGCCGAAACATACTTTTTTCTTGTAACTCCTGCTTTTATTTGGCAATTTGCTTTTTTAGTGTTACCACTTATTTTTGTTCTTATTTTAAGCTTATCGCAAGGTCAAGGATCTCAACTGGTCCAATCATTTACGCTTAATAATTTTTATGAAATAATTGATTTATCACATATACGAATTATCTTGCGATCAATTATGCTTGCAAGTACAACTGCAATCGCCAGTCTTTTAATTGCATACCCAATTGCATATTTTTTAGCTTTGTACGTAAAACGATTTAAGTTTTTTTTCTTGTTCTTATTATCAATTCCATTTTTGATTAATCTTTTAGTGCAAGTGTATGCATGGTTTTTCATCCTCGAGAAAAATGGTGTGATTAATCATACACTCATGTTTTTAGGCGTTATACAAAAACCACTTAATTTTTTAAATAGTTATTTTGCAATCTATTTAGTTATGTTTCATGTTTATTTACCATTCATGATCATGCCGTTATATTCATCCTTAGAAAAGATTGATACCAAGCTAATTGAAGCGTCATATGATCTAGGTGCTTCATTTCGTACAACATTTTGGCGTATTATATTACCACTCTCTATGCCAGGTGTTCAAGCAGGATTCTTTTTAGTGTATGTTGTTTCATTTGGAGAATATGTAATTCCATCATTACTTGGTGGTATGAAACTCTTTTTTGTAGGAACATTAATCTCGGAATATTTTTTTATTGGAAAAGATTGGCATCTTGGAGCAGCATTTATTTGTTTAAGTTGCGGGATGTTGTTTTTATCGGCTCTTGCCTATTACTGGTTGTTTAATAAAATAACTCTGCAGTCCAAAATTATGCGTTAG
- a CDS encoding ABC transporter ATP-binding protein has protein sequence MKSIKLQNVTKSFGSDLILNNFNLEIPSGKFFALLGPSGCGKTTVLRMIAGFEEPDQGQVFLGNTNISHLPINQRQVNTVFQNYALFPHFDVFDNIAYGLRVKQIPAAEIERKVAKMLKLFGLEQLKHKSVRQISGGQQQRVAIARAVINEPDVLLLDEPLAALDLRLRERVLVELIELQEELGMTFIYVTHDQTEALTVADQMAIMGKNGQIEQVGTPKEIYEFPQSTMVARFVGSTNILHGHLVLEREELYLYIDEFNRVLVPMVGNWQDLLQQKRVYLSIRPEKVEISKRLLVGFSNHVTGTVSAIIYHGRSTQYNIALPNGSVMQVFEQNEEHFPKETIDYDEIVNVYWQKENSVLLKN, from the coding sequence ATGAAAAGCATAAAGCTACAAAATGTAACAAAATCATTTGGGTCTGACTTAATTTTAAATAACTTTAATCTTGAGATACCTAGTGGTAAATTTTTTGCATTACTTGGACCAAGTGGTTGTGGTAAAACAACTGTTTTGCGCATGATTGCAGGTTTTGAAGAACCTGATCAAGGGCAAGTTTTTTTAGGTAATACAAATATTTCTCATTTACCTATTAATCAACGACAAGTAAACACTGTATTTCAAAATTATGCTTTATTCCCTCACTTTGATGTGTTTGATAACATTGCGTATGGATTGAGAGTTAAACAAATTCCAGCAGCTGAAATCGAACGTAAAGTTGCTAAAATGTTAAAATTGTTTGGGCTTGAACAGTTAAAACATAAATCAGTTCGTCAAATATCTGGTGGACAACAGCAACGAGTTGCAATTGCCCGCGCTGTTATTAACGAACCTGATGTATTGCTACTTGACGAGCCTTTAGCAGCATTAGATTTACGTTTACGTGAAAGAGTTTTAGTAGAGCTTATTGAGCTTCAAGAAGAACTTGGTATGACATTTATTTATGTTACCCATGATCAAACAGAAGCTTTAACGGTTGCTGATCAAATGGCTATTATGGGCAAAAATGGCCAAATAGAACAAGTTGGAACACCAAAAGAAATTTATGAATTCCCTCAATCAACCATGGTTGCACGCTTTGTTGGGTCGACAAATATTCTTCATGGACATCTTGTGCTAGAACGAGAAGAATTGTATTTGTATATCGATGAATTTAATCGTGTATTGGTCCCAATGGTTGGAAACTGGCAAGATCTTTTGCAGCAAAAAAGAGTTTATTTAAGCATTCGACCTGAAAAAGTTGAAATTAGTAAGCGTTTATTAGTTGGTTTTTCTAACCATGTAACAGGAACCGTCAGCGCAATTATTTATCATGGAAGATCAACTCAGTACAACATAGCACTGCCTAATGGAAGCGTTATGCAAGTCTTTGAGCAAAATGAAGAACATTTTCCAAAAGAGACTATCGACTATGATGAAATAGTCAACGTGTACTGGCAAAAGGAAAACAGCGTCTTGTTAAAAAATTAG
- a CDS encoding NTP/NDP exchange transporter, with the protein MVSSIVRFFYPDIKKEEVLKFSLFAVALFFILGSYWALRLLKDSLVFKIAFPTSLGWADGYGKDLVPTLKMITPFIVAAVVVLYTRLLDVMEKHKLFYVFCSFYAFLFGLTSIALFTLKNFGPAYIGAYPLAALGVAVYFATESFGSLVIALFWSFAVSCNRTDEAKRAFPFMIAVAQIGTIGGSSLLVFGIPSWAIYALCTVTTILVMVMINQIVTKIPASQLVSDKIEKKQKPDIMAGVRLLLTKPYLLAVFIVSTFYEIVKTIVDFQMKSQASVIPGLNFDVFLGWFGFMTNLLAFAMALLGTSYIMKKYGLKFCIMLYPVMFGISLISLYIYSLTNPSPESLLWATFGVMMLVTAISYAVNNPTKEMMYIPTSNDAKFKVKGITDTVGSRGSKAAGSAINNSLNVGATQALKVANLMAFGTMIGLGFIAIWLIAAIYVGNKNAELIRDNKIIE; encoded by the coding sequence ATGGTAAGTTCGATTGTTCGTTTTTTTTATCCTGATATTAAGAAGGAAGAAGTTTTAAAGTTCAGTCTTTTTGCTGTAGCTTTATTCTTCATTCTTGGTTCATATTGGGCGCTACGTTTACTAAAAGATTCTTTAGTTTTCAAAATCGCATTCCCTACATCTTTAGGTTGGGCTGATGGATACGGTAAAGATCTTGTTCCAACACTAAAAATGATTACTCCTTTCATCGTAGCTGCGGTTGTAGTTCTTTACACTCGTCTACTTGATGTTATGGAAAAGCATAAATTATTCTATGTTTTCTGTTCATTTTATGCATTTTTGTTTGGTTTAACATCTATTGCATTATTTACTCTTAAAAACTTTGGTCCAGCGTACATTGGAGCATATCCTTTAGCTGCACTTGGTGTTGCTGTATATTTTGCTACAGAAAGTTTTGGTTCTTTAGTTATTGCTTTATTCTGGTCATTTGCTGTAAGTTGCAATAGAACTGATGAAGCTAAAAGAGCATTCCCTTTCATGATTGCAGTTGCTCAAATCGGTACTATTGGTGGTTCTTCTTTACTTGTGTTTGGTATTCCAAGCTGGGCTATTTATGCTCTTTGTACAGTAACTACTATTTTAGTAATGGTAATGATTAACCAAATCGTAACTAAAATTCCAGCTTCTCAATTAGTAAGCGATAAAATTGAAAAGAAACAAAAGCCTGATATTATGGCTGGTGTTCGTCTTTTATTAACAAAACCTTATCTTTTAGCTGTATTCATAGTTTCAACATTCTATGAAATTGTTAAAACTATCGTTGATTTCCAAATGAAATCACAAGCTTCAGTTATTCCAGGTCTTAACTTTGACGTGTTCTTAGGTTGGTTTGGTTTCATGACAAATCTATTAGCATTTGCAATGGCTTTACTTGGTACAAGCTACATCATGAAAAAATACGGATTAAAATTCTGTATTATGTTATACCCAGTTATGTTTGGTATTTCATTAATTTCATTGTACATTTACTCGCTAACAAATCCATCTCCAGAAAGCTTACTATGGGCTACTTTTGGCGTTATGATGTTAGTAACTGCAATTTCATACGCAGTTAACAACCCAACAAAAGAAATGATGTACATTCCAACAAGCAACGACGCTAAATTCAAAGTAAAAGGTATTACTGATACTGTTGGATCACGTGGAAGTAAAGCTGCTGGTTCTGCAATCAACAATTCATTAAACGTTGGTGCTACACAAGCATTAAAAGTTGCTAACTTAATGGCATTTGGAACAATGATTGGCCTTGGCTTTATTGCTATTTGGTTAATCGCTGCGATCTATGTTGGTAACAAAAATGCTGAATTAATCCGTGATAACAAAATCATTGAGTAA
- a CDS encoding Na+/H+ antiporter NhaC family protein has protein sequence MKPKFSSLLPFIVFLAIFALLNIVYSADGIIRDNFAICAAFIALISSFFTFRKKESWNKKVEIFVHGSSNSIVIHMCYIFLLSTVFTTILQATGGIDSAVSICLSIIPTWCILPGMFIVSSLFSFTVGTSMGAIAAFMPIAVNIATHLTLDPALMAATIVCGAMFGDNLSILSDTTIAAVKVTNTTMTKKLLLNSKIALPAFVASLFILAYKNYVMVPAIDIHYRAAVSLIDIIKTLPYVATFYLALTGIDIMIVLVLGIIFALGLGVILQNITILAAINLLFDGFYNSKGMVNVFILVLLLSGLSSIITYNGGVDYIINKLRHKISSPGYAKLAMLLLVVFINITIAINTIAIIIAGPIAAEIGEDYAIDNAETACILDIGSCTIQGLLPYTPQLLLAASMAHVSTISLLPYLYYQFFLVISLLLTIIWRKNKPIRK, from the coding sequence ATGAAACCAAAATTTAGTTCATTACTTCCATTTATTGTTTTTTTAGCAATCTTTGCACTTTTAAACATAGTGTATAGTGCCGATGGAATTATCAGAGATAACTTTGCTATCTGCGCTGCTTTTATAGCCTTGATATCTTCATTTTTCACTTTTAGAAAAAAAGAATCATGGAATAAAAAAGTAGAAATTTTTGTACACGGTTCAAGTAATTCAATCGTTATTCACATGTGTTATATATTTTTATTAAGCACGGTGTTTACAACGATTCTTCAAGCTACTGGTGGTATAGATTCAGCAGTCAGCATTTGTTTATCAATTATTCCAACGTGGTGCATTTTGCCAGGAATGTTTATAGTATCATCACTATTTTCATTTACTGTTGGTACTTCTATGGGTGCAATTGCAGCATTTATGCCAATTGCAGTTAACATTGCTACTCATCTAACATTAGACCCTGCTCTTATGGCAGCAACAATTGTTTGTGGTGCTATGTTTGGAGATAATTTATCAATATTATCAGATACAACTATTGCAGCAGTCAAAGTTACGAATACAACGATGACAAAAAAGCTTCTTTTAAATAGTAAAATTGCATTACCTGCTTTTGTTGCTTCTCTTTTTATATTAGCGTATAAAAATTATGTCATGGTGCCAGCTATAGATATACATTATAGAGCGGCTGTTTCTTTGATAGATATCATAAAAACTTTGCCATATGTAGCAACTTTTTATCTTGCTTTGACTGGCATTGATATCATGATTGTACTTGTTTTAGGAATTATTTTTGCCTTAGGTCTAGGAGTAATTTTACAAAATATCACAATCCTGGCAGCAATTAATCTTCTTTTTGATGGATTTTATAATTCAAAAGGAATGGTCAACGTATTTATTCTTGTTCTTTTGTTATCAGGTTTATCAAGCATTATTACCTACAATGGTGGTGTTGATTATATTATTAATAAACTTCGACACAAAATATCAAGCCCTGGTTATGCAAAACTTGCAATGCTGCTTCTTGTTGTATTCATTAATATTACAATTGCAATTAATACAATTGCAATTATTATTGCTGGACCAATAGCAGCAGAGATTGGTGAAGATTATGCAATTGATAATGCAGAGACAGCATGCATCCTTGATATAGGATCATGTACAATACAAGGATTATTGCCTTACACGCCTCAACTGCTTTTAGCAGCATCAATGGCACATGTATCAACAATATCTTTGCTACCCTATCTGTATTATCAGTTCTTTTTGGTGATATCATTATTACTAACAATTATATGGAGAAAAAATAAGCCTATACGAAAATAG
- the topA gene encoding type I DNA topoisomerase has product MKKKLLIVESPAKIKTIAKFLGNDFTIMSTVGHIKDLPKKNLGITMGDTIKLEYVAIDKKDKVIKDLVKEAKNSSEVYLAPDPDREGEIIAWHVEQEILKVIKPEHIHRISFNEITKPAITAAINNPSKVDLKKVAAQQARRILDRWVGYEVSPILWRKITKGLSAGRVQSVALKIICLRETEIRSFKVEEYWSIEGTFKTPTHDTMTALLTHINKKAIELESQEKVDKVIQALKQEQFAIDSINDKKRTKNPVAPFITSSLQQAGANKLNFAVKKIMSLAQNMYEGVALGDAKNPVALITYMRTDSTRLSQTAIDQAREFIPAAYGKEYLPASANMYSQKNAAQDAHEAIRPIDVNVKPEDIKPYVESDIYKLYNLIWTRFIACQMKPALYAQRQVVITGGKYTFKVTGSTLLFDGFLKAYQTDDEEESEKNVKIPQSINEKDSLDLTKIDPKQHFTQPPPRYSEATLVKELEKLGIGRPSTYATILTTIQARTYVTIDKKRFTPTELGSRVTEMLSENLPKIMDTRFTAIMEEDLDKVAHGDMDRDVLLREFYTSFSQDLTKFQEDTTRKNVVPTDITCPQCNAHKLVIRIGKTGEFIGCPGYPECKFTSNFARSEDGTLSLVEAQGPQLLEETCPSCNSHLRLMKGRFGEFTACSGYPTCKYIKQNIAPFPCPQCAGNVIERKWRGGKFWGCSSYPTCKFAIFADIENKPCPTCKAPYLLKKVTKAGTNISCSEKTCDYKLHLDPETNQ; this is encoded by the coding sequence ATGAAAAAAAAATTACTCATAGTTGAGTCACCTGCAAAAATAAAAACCATTGCAAAATTTCTTGGCAATGATTTTACTATCATGTCGACAGTCGGGCATATTAAAGATTTACCTAAAAAAAATCTTGGTATTACCATGGGCGATACCATTAAACTTGAATATGTTGCAATTGATAAAAAAGACAAAGTTATTAAAGACCTTGTTAAAGAAGCAAAAAATTCAAGCGAAGTGTATCTGGCACCAGATCCTGATCGTGAAGGTGAAATTATTGCGTGGCACGTAGAACAAGAAATTTTAAAAGTAATTAAACCTGAACATATTCATAGAATCAGCTTTAACGAGATTACTAAACCCGCTATTACTGCAGCTATTAATAATCCATCAAAAGTTGATCTTAAGAAAGTTGCTGCACAACAAGCTCGTCGTATCTTAGATAGATGGGTAGGTTATGAAGTCTCTCCTATTTTATGGAGAAAAATTACCAAAGGACTTTCTGCTGGGCGCGTACAATCGGTAGCTCTTAAAATTATTTGTTTACGAGAGACAGAAATTAGAAGCTTTAAGGTTGAAGAATATTGGTCAATTGAAGGAACATTTAAAACTCCTACTCATGACACCATGACCGCTTTATTAACACATATTAATAAAAAAGCCATCGAACTTGAATCGCAAGAAAAAGTTGATAAAGTTATTCAAGCTCTTAAACAAGAACAGTTTGCAATTGATAGCATTAACGATAAAAAGAGAACTAAAAATCCAGTTGCTCCTTTTATTACCAGTTCTTTACAACAAGCTGGTGCTAATAAATTAAACTTTGCTGTTAAAAAAATTATGTCACTTGCGCAAAATATGTATGAGGGTGTCGCACTTGGTGATGCAAAAAACCCTGTTGCGTTAATTACCTATATGAGAACAGATTCAACAAGACTGTCTCAAACTGCAATCGATCAAGCTCGTGAATTTATTCCTGCAGCCTACGGTAAAGAATACTTACCTGCATCAGCAAATATGTATTCACAAAAAAATGCCGCACAAGATGCCCACGAAGCAATTCGTCCAATTGATGTCAATGTTAAGCCAGAAGACATTAAGCCATACGTTGAATCAGATATTTACAAATTATATAACTTAATTTGGACTCGATTCATTGCATGCCAAATGAAACCTGCTCTCTACGCCCAACGCCAAGTTGTGATTACTGGTGGTAAGTACACCTTTAAAGTGACGGGTTCAACTTTATTATTTGATGGGTTTTTAAAAGCGTATCAAACTGATGATGAAGAAGAGTCTGAAAAAAATGTCAAAATTCCACAAAGCATCAATGAAAAAGATAGCTTAGATTTGACAAAAATTGACCCTAAACAACATTTCACACAACCACCTCCACGCTACTCTGAAGCAACACTGGTTAAAGAACTTGAGAAATTAGGAATTGGTCGGCCAAGTACCTATGCAACAATTTTAACGACTATTCAAGCTCGTACCTACGTAACTATTGATAAAAAAAGATTTACACCAACAGAGCTTGGTAGCAGAGTAACAGAAATGTTATCTGAAAATCTTCCTAAAATTATGGATACTCGATTCACTGCTATTATGGAAGAAGATCTGGATAAAGTTGCTCATGGTGACATGGATCGTGACGTTTTATTGCGTGAATTTTACACATCATTTTCGCAAGATTTAACAAAGTTTCAAGAAGATACAACTCGTAAAAATGTTGTACCGACTGATATTACGTGCCCTCAATGCAATGCTCACAAATTAGTTATTCGTATTGGTAAAACAGGCGAATTTATTGGATGTCCAGGTTATCCTGAATGTAAGTTCACCAGCAATTTTGCTCGTTCTGAAGATGGCACACTTTCTTTAGTAGAAGCTCAAGGACCCCAATTACTTGAAGAAACTTGTCCTTCATGCAACAGTCACTTACGACTCATGAAAGGTCGCTTTGGAGAATTTACTGCGTGCTCTGGTTACCCAACATGTAAGTATATTAAACAAAATATTGCACCTTTCCCTTGCCCTCAATGCGCAGGTAATGTTATTGAACGTAAATGGCGTGGTGGAAAGTTCTGGGGTTGTTCTTCATATCCAACCTGTAAATTTGCAATTTTTGCTGATATCGAAAATAAACCATGCCCAACATGCAAAGCACCGTATCTGTTGAAAAAAGTAACGAAAGCTGGAACTAATATTAGTTGCTCAGAAAAAACATGTGATTATAAATTACATCTTGACCCTGAAACAAATCAATAA